TACCGACCAGGTCTGATGCTCTTCGTCGAGCATGGGATCGGAGACGCCCTTGAACTTGGCTTCCTTGCCAATCTCGATCAGCTTCGTACGAAGCTGCTTGATCTTGTCCTGCGTCTCGAAGTCGGCACGCTTCGACGGATCCTTGCCTTCGTGTGCAAAGAGGTCGGCGAAGGCCGCCGTCACCGCTTCGTTGCGCAGGCGCTTGTTGGCCTTGTCGAAGAAACCGATGTAGTCGTTCAGCTTGCCCATGAAGTCGGTCAGGGCACGGCCTTCCAGAGCGGCGGCATTCTCGCCGTAGCGGATCACCATGCCGTCAGAGGCGCGCTTGACCATCACCTTCACAAACTCGCGATCGTCCTTGATGTACTGCTCGAACTTGCCCTTCTTGATCTTGTAGAGCGGCGGTTGAGCAATGTAGACGTGGCTGCGCTGGATCAGCTCCGTCATGTGACGGAAGAAGAAGGTCAGCAGCAGCGTACGGATGTGCGATCCGTCGACGTCGGCATCGGTCATCAGGATGATCTTGCCGTAGCGCAGCTTGGCGGCATCGAAGTCGTCCTTGCCAATACCGGCGCCCAGCGCCGTGATCATGGCACGGATTTCTTCGTGGCCCAGCATCTTGTCGTAGCGGGCCTTCTCGACGTTGAGGATCTTACCCTTCAGCGGGAGGATGGCCTGGAATTTACGATCGCGGCCCTGCTTCGCGGTTCCACCTGCGCTCTCACCCTCGACGAGGTAGAGCTCGCAACGGTCAGGCTGCTTCTCGCTGCAGTCAGCCAGCTTACCCGGCAGACCACCGCCGTCCAATGCTCCCTTACGACGGGTGAGATCACGAGCCTTACGGGCTGCCTCACGGGCGCGCGCGGCTTCGATGGCCTTGTTGATGATGCGCTTGGCTACCTGCGGGTTCTGCTCGAAGAAGGCGCCCAGACGCTCATTGACGAAGCTCTGCACCTGGCCCGAAATATCGGAGTTCAGCTTGCCCTTGGTCTGTCCTTCGAACTGCGGCTGGGGAATCTTGACCGAGATCACGGCGACCAGACCTTCGCGGACGTCGTCGCCCGAGAGCGACTCCTTCAGGTCCTTGAAGAGGCCAAGCGACTGTCCGGCGGCGTTGATGGTGCGCGTCAGCGCCGTACGGAAGCCGGAGAGATGGGTTCCGCCGTCGACCGTGTTGATGTTGTTGGCGAACGAGAAGACCGTCTCCGAATAGGAGTCGTTGTACTGCAGCGCCGCCTCGACGACCAGCGTGCCCTTCTCCGCCTCCATGTAGAACGGCTTGTCATGCAGCACCTGCTTACCCTTGTTGAGGTGCTTGATGAACTCGGCGATACCGCCATTGTACTTGAAGGTCGCCATCTTGAACTCACCGCTCTTGGGGTCGGTGGTGCGCTCATCGGTGAGCGTGATCTCGATGCCCTTGTTCAGGAAGGCGAGCTGACGCAGACGGTTGGCCAGGGTGTCGTAGTTGTAATCGGTGACCGTGAAGATGGTCCTGTCGGGCAGGAAGTGCACCTTGGTGCCGCGCTTCTTGGTTACACCGGTCTGACGTACCTTGCTGGTGGGGTCGCCCTTGGAGTAGGTCTGCTCGTAGGTCTGACCGTTGAGCCAGATCTCGACATCGAACTCCTCCGAGAGGGCGTTGACGCAGCTTACGCCTACGCCGTGCAGACCGCCGGAGACCTTGTAGGTGCTGGCGTCGAACTTACCGCCGGCGTGCAGCTTGGTGAGCACCACCTGTACGGCGGGCATACGCTCACCGTTGGGCAACGTCTTTTCGTCCACGGGAATACCACGGCCGTCGTCGACGACGGTGATGGAGTTGTCGACGTGGATCACGACGTCGATCTTGGATGCATAGCCGGCCAGGGCCTCGTCGACCGAATTGTCAACGACCTCATAGACCAGGTGATGGAGGCCCTGCTCAGAGGTGGAACCGATATACATGGCCGGGCGCAGACGGACGGCCTCGAGGCCTTCCAACACCTTGATGTTTTCGCTGGTATAAGAACCGCTCGGCTGGGTATCGGGCATTGCTTCGGGGAGAACGTTCAGAGTGGACATCAGGCTCCGTAAATTACTGAATTTGAGTGCCTTAGCGTGGCCGTTCGAGATTTCTTGGACATGCTTATTTTAGCACGTTTGGGGGGTCCTCTGCTGCGGCGCCCAGGGCGGGAACAAGGCCGTTTTTCGCGGGAAATGGCACACTTTTTTCATGGAATACACACTCCGCACCGCACGCATCGAGGATGTCCCTTACTTGCAACAGTTGCTAGAGGCATCGGTCCGGTCGCTGCAGGCCGGAGACTACGGTCCGGCGGAGATTAATGCCGCCATCCGCACCATTTTTACCGTCGATACCCGCCTGGTCGCCGATGGTACCTACTTCGTCGTCGAGGCGGCGGACGGCATCTTTGCCGCCTGTGGAGGCTGGAGCCGCCGCAAGACCCTCTATGGCGGCGACTCGCAGGTCGAAGCAAAAGAGCCGGAGCTGCTGGATCCGGCCAAGGATGCTGCCAAGATCCGGGCGATCTTTGTGCATCCGGACCATGCCCGTAAAGGG
This genomic window from Terriglobus albidus contains:
- the gyrB gene encoding DNA topoisomerase (ATP-hydrolyzing) subunit B; the encoded protein is MSTLNVLPEAMPDTQPSGSYTSENIKVLEGLEAVRLRPAMYIGSTSEQGLHHLVYEVVDNSVDEALAGYASKIDVVIHVDNSITVVDDGRGIPVDEKTLPNGERMPAVQVVLTKLHAGGKFDASTYKVSGGLHGVGVSCVNALSEEFDVEIWLNGQTYEQTYSKGDPTSKVRQTGVTKKRGTKVHFLPDRTIFTVTDYNYDTLANRLRQLAFLNKGIEITLTDERTTDPKSGEFKMATFKYNGGIAEFIKHLNKGKQVLHDKPFYMEAEKGTLVVEAALQYNDSYSETVFSFANNINTVDGGTHLSGFRTALTRTINAAGQSLGLFKDLKESLSGDDVREGLVAVISVKIPQPQFEGQTKGKLNSDISGQVQSFVNERLGAFFEQNPQVAKRIINKAIEAARAREAARKARDLTRRKGALDGGGLPGKLADCSEKQPDRCELYLVEGESAGGTAKQGRDRKFQAILPLKGKILNVEKARYDKMLGHEEIRAMITALGAGIGKDDFDAAKLRYGKIILMTDADVDGSHIRTLLLTFFFRHMTELIQRSHVYIAQPPLYKIKKGKFEQYIKDDREFVKVMVKRASDGMVIRYGENAAALEGRALTDFMGKLNDYIGFFDKANKRLRNEAVTAAFADLFAHEGKDPSKRADFETQDKIKQLRTKLIEIGKEAKFKGVSDPMLDEEHQTWSVSFTDSNGAERKLDWTLASTPEIRQLFGKHAQIKEQLQPPFMIEYVQKGAKADADDIVEEQQTEGVAEAAAAPGTAVQNKGTKRASKLPQDPVEKKSARDLFEFVIEQGRKEYDVQRYKGLGEMTAEQLWETTMDPDRRTLLEVKLEDIAGTEEIFTTLMGEDVESRRRFIEENALDVKNLDI
- a CDS encoding GNAT family N-acetyltransferase translates to MEYTLRTARIEDVPYLQQLLEASVRSLQAGDYGPAEINAAIRTIFTVDTRLVADGTYFVVEAADGIFAACGGWSRRKTLYGGDSQVEAKEPELLDPAKDAAKIRAIFVHPDHARKGLGSLVLRTAEEAAAAEGFRELEMGATLTGYPVYLKHGYVEVERHHAPVGDGLTVEVVRMRKSI